From the Theobroma cacao cultivar B97-61/B2 chromosome 2, Criollo_cocoa_genome_V2, whole genome shotgun sequence genome, one window contains:
- the LOC18610522 gene encoding uncharacterized protein LOC18610522, with the protein MSKPCQLETKFFLREFQDRLQPTMDMNRNVEPGYEYEGIDEDDVFYADIRRRILLLTADDDEDCQETKSFHPVCNGKPGSNRAVGNLSSSLQYGGYFSSWESENTDSVPTWLANLWRNGNGTGVFIPHIVKSRRHHRPGRMNKRKLYRPAETKQS; encoded by the exons ATGTCCAAACCATGCCAGTTGGAAACCAAGTTTTTCCTTAGGGAATTTCAGGACAGACTCCAGCCTACCATGGACATGAACAGGAACGTGGAGCCTGGTTATGAATATGAAGGGATTGATGAAGATGATGTTTTCTATGCTGATATCAGAAGACGGATTCTACTTTTGACAGCAGATGATGACGAAGATTGTCAAGAAACAAAAAGCTTCCACCCCGTCTGCAATGGCAAACCAGGATCAAACAGAGCAGTTGGTAATCTATCTTCTTCGTTACAATACGGAGGATATTTCAGTTCGTGGGAAAGCGAGAACACAGACTCAGTACCAACTTGGCTTGCAAATCTGTGGAGAAATGGCAATGGAACTGGAGTTTTTATCCCCCACATCGTCAAATCCAGAAGACACCATAGGCCAG GAAGGATGAACAAGAGAAAACTGTACAGGCCGGCAGAGACCAAACAATCATGA
- the LOC18610523 gene encoding transcription factor HBP-1b(c38) isoform X1 has translation MQSFKAAAPTNPDMFCHTSFFLRGEDCNSRHQTRFSDLGELDHPASAFQHDDAVDLSPSSIFSLKSSNVAVVANSFNYGSLNTSIGATEIVSSGTGCLDTGQFMYQKGTTFGASLGNGHIENWADSGLADNSQQTDTSTDVDNDDKNQLNGVRHGAIITVDSVDESKPKTGDQKTLRRLAQNREAARKSRLRKKAYVQQLENSRLRLTQLEQELQRARQQGIFISSGLSGDHGHSVAGNGALAFDMDYAHWLDDHQRLINDLRSAVNSHMGDNELRILVECVMAHYDEVFRLKSIGAKADVFHMLSGMWKTPAERCFMWLGGFRSSELLKILGNHLEPLTDQQLMGICNLQQSSQQAEDALSQGMEALQQSLVDTLSSACLGPTGSGNVADYMGQMAIAMGKLATLENFLHQADLLRQQTLQQMHRILTTRQAARALLVISDYTSRLRALSSLWCLEGDGEA, from the exons TTTTTCCTCAG AGGAGAGGATTGTAATAGCCGTCACCAGACGCGTTTCTCGGATCTTGGAGAGCTTGATCATCCCGCTTCTGCTTTTCAGCACGATGATGCTGTTGATTTAAGCCCAa GCTccatttttagtttaaaatccAGCAATGTTGCTGTTGTTGCTAATAGCTTCAACTATGGTTCCTTGAACACG AGCATTGGGGCAACAGAGATAGTTTCAAGTGGAACGGGGTGTTTGGACACAGGGCAGTTCATGTACCAGAAAGGGACAACGTTTGGTGCCTCATTGGGAAATGGCCATATTGAAAACTGGGCTGACTCTGGCCTCGCAGATAATAGCCAACAGACTGACACTTCTACTGATGTCGACAATGATGATAAAAACCAG CTTAATGGTGTTCGACATGGAGCTATTATAACCGTGGATTCTGTGGATGAGTCCAAGCCAAAAACTGGTGACCAAAAG ACACTTCGTAGGCTGGCACAGAATCGAGAAGCTGCGAGGAAGAGTAGATTGAGGAAAAAA GCATATGTCCAGCAGCTTGAGAATAGTCGACTTAGGCTTACACAACTAGAGCAGGAGCTTCAAAGAGCACGACAGCAG GGTATTTTTATCTCGTCTGGACTTTCTGGGGACCATGGCCATTCAGTTGCTGGAAATG GGGCCTTGGCCTTCGACATGGACTATGCTCACTGGCTTGACGATCATCAGCGGCTGATAAATGACCTAAGATCTGCTGTAAATTCTCACATGGGAGATAATGAATTGCGCATTCTTGTTGAGTGTGTCATGGCACATTATGATGAGGTTTTCAGGCTAAAAAGCATTGGTGCTAAGGCTGATGTATTTCACATGCTTTCTGGTATGTGGAAAACACCTGCAGAGAGGTGTTTCATGTGGTTGGGAGGATTTCGTTCATCTGAACTTCTCAAG ATCCTTGGAAACCACCTTGAGCCTTTGACAGACCAACAATTAATGGGCATATGTAATCTGCAGCAGTCCTCCCAACAGGCTGAAGATGCCTTATCACAAGGCATGGAAGCGCTGCAACAATCTCTAGTAGACACCCTTTCATCTGCATGTTTGGGTCCTACTGGTTCTGGAAATGTTGCAGACTATATGGGACAGATGGCAATTGCCATGGGCAAGCTAGCCACATTGGAGAACTTCCTTCACCAG GCTGACCTCTTGAGACAACAAACCCTGCAACAAATGCATCGAATTTTGACTACTCGCCAAGCAGCCCGCGCCCTTCTAGTTATTAGTGATTACACTTCTCGGCTCCGGGCACTTAGCTCTTTATG GTGCTTGGAAGGGGATGGTGAAGCATGA
- the LOC18610523 gene encoding transcription factor HBP-1b(c38) isoform X2, whose protein sequence is MQSFKAAAPTNPDMFCHTSFFLRGEDCNSRHQTRFSDLGELDHPASAFQHDDAVDLSPSSIFSLKSSNVAVVANSFNYGSLNTSIGATEIVSSGTGCLDTGQFMYQKGTTFGASLGNGHIENWADSGLADNSQQTDTSTDVDNDDKNQLNGVRHGAIITVDSVDESKPKTGDQKTLRRLAQNREAARKSRLRKKAYVQQLENSRLRLTQLEQELQRARQQGIFISSGLSGDHGHSVAGNGALAFDMDYAHWLDDHQRLINDLRSAVNSHMGDNELRILVECVMAHYDEVFRLKSIGAKADVFHMLSGMWKTPAERCFMWLGGFRSSELLKILGNHLEPLTDQQLMGICNLQQSSQQAEDALSQGMEALQQSLVDTLSSACLGPTGSGNVADYMGQMAIAMGKLATLENFLHQADLLRQQTLQQMHRILTTRQAARALLVISDYTSRLRALSSLWLARPRN, encoded by the exons TTTTTCCTCAG AGGAGAGGATTGTAATAGCCGTCACCAGACGCGTTTCTCGGATCTTGGAGAGCTTGATCATCCCGCTTCTGCTTTTCAGCACGATGATGCTGTTGATTTAAGCCCAa GCTccatttttagtttaaaatccAGCAATGTTGCTGTTGTTGCTAATAGCTTCAACTATGGTTCCTTGAACACG AGCATTGGGGCAACAGAGATAGTTTCAAGTGGAACGGGGTGTTTGGACACAGGGCAGTTCATGTACCAGAAAGGGACAACGTTTGGTGCCTCATTGGGAAATGGCCATATTGAAAACTGGGCTGACTCTGGCCTCGCAGATAATAGCCAACAGACTGACACTTCTACTGATGTCGACAATGATGATAAAAACCAG CTTAATGGTGTTCGACATGGAGCTATTATAACCGTGGATTCTGTGGATGAGTCCAAGCCAAAAACTGGTGACCAAAAG ACACTTCGTAGGCTGGCACAGAATCGAGAAGCTGCGAGGAAGAGTAGATTGAGGAAAAAA GCATATGTCCAGCAGCTTGAGAATAGTCGACTTAGGCTTACACAACTAGAGCAGGAGCTTCAAAGAGCACGACAGCAG GGTATTTTTATCTCGTCTGGACTTTCTGGGGACCATGGCCATTCAGTTGCTGGAAATG GGGCCTTGGCCTTCGACATGGACTATGCTCACTGGCTTGACGATCATCAGCGGCTGATAAATGACCTAAGATCTGCTGTAAATTCTCACATGGGAGATAATGAATTGCGCATTCTTGTTGAGTGTGTCATGGCACATTATGATGAGGTTTTCAGGCTAAAAAGCATTGGTGCTAAGGCTGATGTATTTCACATGCTTTCTGGTATGTGGAAAACACCTGCAGAGAGGTGTTTCATGTGGTTGGGAGGATTTCGTTCATCTGAACTTCTCAAG ATCCTTGGAAACCACCTTGAGCCTTTGACAGACCAACAATTAATGGGCATATGTAATCTGCAGCAGTCCTCCCAACAGGCTGAAGATGCCTTATCACAAGGCATGGAAGCGCTGCAACAATCTCTAGTAGACACCCTTTCATCTGCATGTTTGGGTCCTACTGGTTCTGGAAATGTTGCAGACTATATGGGACAGATGGCAATTGCCATGGGCAAGCTAGCCACATTGGAGAACTTCCTTCACCAG GCTGACCTCTTGAGACAACAAACCCTGCAACAAATGCATCGAATTTTGACTACTCGCCAAGCAGCCCGCGCCCTTCTAGTTATTAGTGATTACACTTCTCGGCTCCGGGCACTTAGCTCTTTATGGTTAGCGCGCCCTAGAAATTGA